The nucleotide sequence TCTTCGCCACGCACCACTTCTCCGCCAGCGACTTCAGGACATGCTTCTCCGCGCAGGTCAGGGGCTTCGCCAGGTGAGGGAGGTCCTCCTCCAGGGGCAGCAGGATGGGACCGTCGATCTTCAGCCCCTTGATCACGGAAACCTGCAGGGTCACCACTCCCGCCACGTCGGCTGTGTGCCCGGCAATCTCGCCGTTTCCCTGGAAGGCGTGCATGTCCCCCACGTAGACGCCGCCGCCCGGCACCTTCACCGGGCAGATGAGCACCGCCCCGGCCCGGACCGTGTTCACGTCCATGTGGCCGTCGGTGCGGCAGGCAAGCTCCTCTTTTTTCTTGGCGTACTCATGGGGAGCTCCAACGAGGAAGGCGCCGAAGTCCCCCGCGTTGTGAGAATCGGGGAAAGGAAGGGACGGCGTGGTCCCAAGCTGGCCAAGGAAGGGGCGCATTCGGGTCGCAACCCCCACAAGGTCCGCCGGGGCGAAGGCGAGGATGGGGTTCTGGATGGAATGGTCCGGCTTGGCGGAGTAAAGCTGCGAATCCTTCGCCACCATCTCGGCTCCCTGCTTGTCCAGGGTCAAGGCCAGCTTCCGTTCATGGTCGAAGACGATGGAGTAGCCGCTGGTGAAGGCAAAGGGGGAAATCTCCGCGCCGCAGAATGCGCACCGGACGGCACCCTGGCCGATTCCCTCCAGCACCGTCTTCGGGTGGTAGGCCCCGCAGGAGGGACACTGCTTCGCCACGTAGGGGTCGCCCTTGAACCGGCTCGCGTCAGGCGTGGTATCGTTCCCTGACGCCGTGGCGATGGACGTCACCACCACTTCCTTTATCCTTATGGCGATGGCGTCACCGGGTTCGGCCCCCTCGACCGCCACGGGCACCGTCACCTCATGGCCGCCCTTCAGCTCCGGCGTGATCATGGGCCCCCAGCACCCCGGCGCCGTGTTCGCGACGATGAATCCCCCGTCCCTCACCGGACCGAGCATAGGCTTCGAAGGATCGAGCACCCCGTCGGTGAACCTGTCTACAAACACCGTTCCTGAACATTTTTTCAAACTCACGGAGCAACACTCCTTTCCAGAGCATGAAAGCCGCCGACTCTCGCTTCGCCCTTTTCCGAAAAAGCAAACTTTTTACAAGTGTAGCAGATATTCCTCAATCCGCACCCCCAAGAATATCTCTTCGGGCCGCTCTAGAGTGATTCGGCCTGTATTTTAGTCCATGCGGTAATACCCCTCCGCTTTCTGGAATTACTCCCCCTTGCTTTTCAAATCCTTTCGTATCTGATCAAGATAGGCCCGGCTTTCACTCGAAAGCGTAGTCTCCGGAGTCGCCGTCTCGCTTTTGACAGCCGGCCGAAGCTGATTATCCTCAGCCGTCAAAGGGACCCATCCGCCGCCCAGGGCCTTGAATATACGAACGATGTTCGAGAACATTTCGCCCTCACTCATTGCGTACTGTTCTTCAAGGTTGAGCAAAGCGCTTTGGGCACTTATTACATTGTTGAAGTCCGTGAGACCGTTCATGTATTGGTCCTGAGCAACTTCGCGCGCATTCCTTGCCGCCTCGACGCCGCGTTGAAGAGATTGGTTGCGCTCGCGTTCCTGCGTTTCCGAGGTCAACGCATTGCGCACTTCCGCAACGGCGTTCAGTACGGTCTGTTCATACGCTGCCAGCATCTGTTCCTGTTTCGCCGTCTGGACTTTGATATTGTTTCGTATCTCACCGCCATGAAATATCGGCCACAATATGCTGGGCCCGAACCTGTAGCTTTCCCCGCCGGAGGTGGACAACCCTCGCGTTGTCGTAAGAGATTCAAGGCCGATTGAACCCAACAGGTTGAATTTTGGCCAAAGATCCTTTTGTGCCGCTTTCTTTCGCGCAATCTGCGCTACCAGCCGGCGTTCGGCCGAATAAATATCAGGGCGCTGACGGAGCGAGTTCGCGGGGATACCGACGAGATTGACCGAATCAAGCTTCGGCAGGGGCTTTTCAGCCAACATCTCCTTCAGACTCCCAGGCACTTCACCGACAAGGATTGCAAGTATATTCATCGTTTCCTCAATACTGGCACGCAACGGAGGAATTGTCGAGCGCGTCTGTTCCACTGTGTACTTTGCCTGGCTCAGCGCAAGTTCGTCTTTGAGCCCGGAATCATACTGCGACTGAAGCAGCTCCAGTGTCGACATTTGCAGAGCCAGGTTGTTCTCGGCTATCTGCAGTCTTTTCTGCAAAGTACGAAGAGACGCATAATTCAGGGCAACCTCGGAAGAAAGCGTTACCCACGCGTTATGGAGTGCTCCATATTCCGCCTGGAGATCGGCCGCACTCGCCTTGATTTTTTGCGACCGCCCGCCGAAAATGTCGATTTCCCACGACGCATCAATTCCAAGACGATAGGTATCGATAGGCCCTAGCTGTTTTCCTGTGGCGGATGCGTTCTCTCCGGTTTTTGAACGAGTCAGTGTATTGACATTGTCCAGCCAGGGCAGAATTGCAGCCTTGCTGATTCCCAGCGCGGCACGGGCCTCTGCGAATTTCGCCCTTGCCGATATCAGATCCCTGTTGTTTTCAAGCGAGGACATTATGAGTTGAGTCATTGTTTCATCGCCAAGAGTATTCCACCAGTTCGCGAGGATTTCTGGAGAAGGAGCTTCCGCAACCTCGCCATCCG is from Aminivibrio sp. and encodes:
- a CDS encoding acetamidase/formamidase family protein; the encoded protein is MSLKKCSGTVFVDRFTDGVLDPSKPMLGPVRDGGFIVANTAPGCWGPMITPELKGGHEVTVPVAVEGAEPGDAIAIRIKEVVVTSIATASGNDTTPDASRFKGDPYVAKQCPSCGAYHPKTVLEGIGQGAVRCAFCGAEISPFAFTSGYSIVFDHERKLALTLDKQGAEMVAKDSQLYSAKPDHSIQNPILAFAPADLVGVATRMRPFLGQLGTTPSLPFPDSHNAGDFGAFLVGAPHEYAKKKEELACRTDGHMDVNTVRAGAVLICPVKVPGGGVYVGDMHAFQGNGEIAGHTADVAGVVTLQVSVIKGLKIDGPILLPLEEDLPHLAKPLTCAEKHVLKSLAEKWCVAKMEEDAPVCFIGTGASMNEAIDNGLERASSVLEMAVPEVKNRATLAGAIEIGRAPGVVMVTFRCPVDRLERIGLMPFVRQQYSL
- a CDS encoding efflux transporter outer membrane subunit, whose translation is MKKLAAIIVSLWLLTLLPFGACAADKVPVLKDAELEAGKWTELAKRYPMPYLAADGEVAEAPSPEILANWWNTLGDETMTQLIMSSLENNRDLISARAKFAEARAALGISKAAILPWLDNVNTLTRSKTGENASATGKQLGPIDTYRLGIDASWEIDIFGGRSQKIKASAADLQAEYGALHNAWVTLSSEVALNYASLRTLQKRLQIAENNLALQMSTLELLQSQYDSGLKDELALSQAKYTVEQTRSTIPPLRASIEETMNILAILVGEVPGSLKEMLAEKPLPKLDSVNLVGIPANSLRQRPDIYSAERRLVAQIARKKAAQKDLWPKFNLLGSIGLESLTTTRGLSTSGGESYRFGPSILWPIFHGGEIRNNIKVQTAKQEQMLAAYEQTVLNAVAEVRNALTSETQERERNQSLQRGVEAARNAREVAQDQYMNGLTDFNNVISAQSALLNLEEQYAMSEGEMFSNIVRIFKALGGGWVPLTAEDNQLRPAVKSETATPETTLSSESRAYLDQIRKDLKSKGE